The following coding sequences lie in one Phragmites australis chromosome 8, lpPhrAust1.1, whole genome shotgun sequence genomic window:
- the LOC133926678 gene encoding disease resistance protein PIK6-NP-like produces the protein MAEMVLNMARSLLRSALSKAGSVVVDENEMSLLLGVRKEIWFIKDELKTMQAFLIDAEIMEKKHKLLKVWVEQVRDLSYNIDDCLDSFMVHVGNQSLSQQLMKLKDRHRIAVQIRDLKSRVEEVNNRNIRYKLIEPNTEKLDSNMEDVRNMSARN, from the exons ATGGCGGAGATGGTGCTAAACATGGCAAGGTCCCTGCTGAGAAGTGCTTTAAGCAAGGCGGGATCAGTTGTTGTGGATGAGAATGAGATGAGCTTGCTACTGGGAGTGCGGAAGGAGATATG GTTCATCAAAGACGAGCTAAAAACAATGCAAGCATTCCTTATAGATGCTGAAATTATGGAGAAAAAACACAAGCTGCTGAAGGTGTGGGTGGAGCAAGTAAGGGATCTGTCATATAACATTGACGATTGCCTTGATTCGTTTATGGTCCACGTAGGGAACCAAAGCCTGTCACAGCAGTTGATGAAGCTCAAAGATCGCCATCGGATTGCTGTCCAGATTCGCGACCTCAAATCAAGGGTTGAAGAAGTGAACAACAGAAATATACGGTACAAGTTAATCGAGCCCAACACCGAGAAGCTGGATTCCAACATGGAAGATGTTCGCAATATGTCAGCCAGGAACTGA